From the Leptolyngbya sp. O-77 genome, one window contains:
- a CDS encoding endonuclease MutS2 — MIQAETLNLLEWPRLCQHLATFAATKLGARVAQDLRIPDTQTKSEALLAQTREVYQLETTLPVSLSFEGIQDIGDALERAALQGILSGDDLLAIATTLSGARTLRRTIDQYPDLTTLNALVADLRTYPELEQEIHRCIDERGRVMDRASAKLGGIREQLKQQRDRIYQILQGILQRHGNAVQEALITQRGDRFVLPVKSSHKDIIPGIVHDTSTSGATLYVEPNAIVSHGNQLRQLLKQEQVEEEAVRRALSEQVAGVHEDLERLLAIATTLDLATARARYSLWLGANPPRFVEFGSQESGDSANGSASVVAPITLRQLRHPLLIWQHQHEQGPAVVPIDLVIQPQIRVVAITGPNTGGKTVTLKTLGLAALMAKVGLFVPAREPVEMPWFHQVLADIGDEQSLQQSLSTFSGHIRRIGRILAALQQDKAESDGETEPLSEDEPFPHTPTPSLVLLDEVGAGTDPSEGSALAIALLRYLADHAALTVATTHYGELKALKYQDERFENASVEFDDVTLSPTYRLLWGIPGRSNALAIAQRLGLNPAIVEAARAQIGAGSESDVNRVIAGLEQQRRQQEEKTKSADQLIRETERLHQEILQRAEMLRQRERELQQQQEEAVQAAIAQAKAEIARVIRQLQRGPETAQTAQQATEALNDLADRHLPSRQAPPKPKPGFRPKVGDRVRIPRLGQVAEVLTNPDDSGEFTVRFGLMKMTVSLADVESLQGEKAELPAKEQGSAAKGQSAEKKRPSEKSAEEKPPEAPAIRTSKNTLDLRGSRVADAEIELERAIASAQPGPLWIIHGHGTGKLRQGVHAFLKEHPQVLRFEAAERADGGSGVTVAYIE, encoded by the coding sequence TTGATCCAAGCTGAAACCCTCAATCTGTTGGAATGGCCGCGCCTGTGCCAGCATCTCGCCACCTTTGCTGCGACGAAATTGGGCGCAAGAGTCGCGCAGGATCTGCGAATTCCCGATACCCAGACCAAAAGCGAGGCGCTACTGGCGCAAACCCGCGAGGTCTATCAGCTTGAAACCACGCTGCCAGTTTCGCTTAGCTTTGAGGGCATTCAGGACATTGGCGACGCGCTGGAACGGGCTGCATTGCAAGGTATCTTGAGTGGAGACGATTTGCTGGCGATCGCCACGACGCTTTCTGGCGCACGCACCCTCCGCCGCACGATTGACCAATATCCCGACCTGACCACGCTCAATGCCCTGGTTGCAGACCTCCGCACCTATCCCGAACTAGAGCAAGAAATCCACCGCTGCATCGACGAGCGCGGCCGGGTTATGGACCGCGCCAGTGCTAAATTGGGCGGCATCCGCGAGCAGCTTAAGCAGCAGCGCGATCGCATTTATCAAATCTTGCAGGGCATTTTGCAGCGCCACGGCAACGCGGTGCAGGAAGCGCTGATTACCCAGCGGGGCGATCGCTTTGTGCTGCCCGTCAAGTCTTCCCACAAAGACATCATCCCCGGCATCGTCCACGACACCTCCACCAGCGGCGCAACGCTCTATGTAGAGCCAAACGCCATCGTCAGCCACGGCAACCAGCTCCGGCAGTTGCTGAAGCAAGAGCAGGTGGAAGAAGAAGCCGTCCGCCGCGCCCTCAGCGAACAGGTTGCAGGCGTTCACGAAGATTTAGAAAGACTGCTGGCGATCGCCACGACGCTTGACCTGGCCACCGCCCGCGCCCGCTATTCCCTCTGGCTCGGCGCAAATCCCCCTCGTTTTGTGGAATTTGGGAGTCAGGAATCTGGAGACTCCGCCAACGGCTCTGCGTCTGTGGTTGCTCCAATTACCCTCCGCCAACTTCGCCACCCGCTCCTCATCTGGCAGCATCAGCACGAGCAGGGGCCGGCCGTCGTGCCGATCGATCTGGTCATCCAGCCCCAAATCCGCGTCGTTGCCATCACCGGCCCCAACACGGGCGGCAAAACCGTGACGCTGAAAACGCTCGGACTGGCGGCGCTGATGGCAAAAGTGGGGCTATTTGTTCCCGCCCGCGAACCCGTGGAAATGCCCTGGTTTCACCAGGTTCTAGCAGATATCGGCGACGAGCAATCGCTTCAGCAAAGCCTTTCGACCTTTTCTGGACACATTCGCCGGATTGGGCGGATTCTGGCGGCGTTGCAGCAGGATAAGGCGGAGAGTGACGGTGAGACAGAGCCGTTGAGTGAGGACGAGCCGTTCCCCCATACCCCAACGCCCTCCCTCGTCCTCCTCGACGAAGTGGGCGCAGGGACTGACCCCTCGGAAGGCAGCGCCCTGGCGATCGCCCTCCTCCGCTACTTAGCCGATCACGCTGCCTTAACCGTTGCCACGACCCACTACGGCGAACTGAAGGCGCTGAAGTATCAAGACGAGCGCTTCGAGAATGCCTCGGTGGAATTTGACGATGTGACGCTATCCCCCACCTATCGGCTGCTTTGGGGCATTCCGGGACGTTCAAACGCGCTGGCGATCGCCCAGCGGCTCGGCCTCAACCCGGCAATCGTGGAGGCGGCCCGGGCGCAGATCGGCGCAGGCTCCGAGAGCGACGTCAACCGCGTGATTGCCGGACTGGAGCAGCAGCGCCGCCAGCAGGAGGAAAAGACAAAATCTGCGGATCAGTTGATTCGAGAAACGGAGCGATTGCATCAGGAGATCTTGCAACGAGCGGAGATGCTGCGGCAGCGCGAACGGGAACTGCAACAGCAGCAAGAAGAGGCCGTGCAGGCGGCGATCGCCCAGGCTAAAGCTGAAATCGCTAGGGTAATTCGCCAACTCCAGCGCGGCCCCGAAACGGCCCAAACCGCCCAGCAGGCCACCGAAGCCCTGAATGACCTCGCCGATCGCCACTTGCCCTCGCGTCAGGCTCCACCCAAACCGAAGCCTGGATTTCGTCCCAAAGTGGGCGATCGCGTCCGCATTCCCCGACTGGGACAGGTTGCCGAAGTGCTGACGAATCCCGATGACAGCGGCGAATTTACCGTCCGCTTTGGGCTGATGAAGATGACCGTTTCTCTGGCGGATGTGGAGTCGCTGCAAGGGGAAAAAGCTGAACTGCCTGCCAAGGAGCAGGGATCGGCCGCCAAGGGCCAGAGCGCAGAAAAGAAGCGACCGTCAGAGAAATCTGCGGAGGAAAAGCCGCCCGAAGCCCCCGCGATTCGCACGTCAAAGAACACCCTCGACCTGCGGGGCAGCCGGGTGGCAGATGCAGAGATTGAGCTAGAACGGGCGATCGCCAGCGCCCAGCCGGGCCCCCTGTGGATCATCCACGGCCACGGCACGGGCAAACTGCGGCAGGGCGTTCATGCTTTCCTGAAGGAGCATCCGCAGGTGTTGCGCTTTGAGGCGGCAGAGCGGGCAGACGGTGGCTCTGGCGTGACGGTTGCCTACATAGAATGA
- the dapB gene encoding 4-hydroxy-tetrahydrodipicolinate reductase, translating to MTQAPMTQAPIPVVVNGATGKMGRETIKAIAASKDMTLVGALARNPERIGQDVGEIIGCGPLEVPILNDMQGTLALASQEKQPAVMVDFTHPDVVYENARAAIAYGVRPVIGTTGLSVEQLNDLADFADKASIGCLVIPNFSIGVVLMQQAAVQASRYFDHVEIIELHHNQKADAPSGTAIQTAQLLAEFGKAFNPPTVDETEKLPGARGSQTEDGIRIHSVRLPGLIAHQEVIFGAPGQLYTLRHDTSDRASYMPGVLLCIRKVLALKSLVYGLEKVL from the coding sequence ATGACGCAGGCTCCAATGACACAGGCTCCGATTCCGGTCGTGGTAAACGGCGCAACGGGCAAGATGGGGCGCGAAACCATCAAGGCGATCGCCGCTAGCAAAGACATGACGCTGGTGGGGGCGTTGGCCCGCAATCCAGAACGGATTGGGCAGGACGTGGGCGAAATCATCGGCTGCGGCCCGCTGGAGGTGCCCATTCTCAACGACATGCAGGGCACGCTGGCGCTGGCATCGCAGGAAAAGCAGCCCGCTGTGATGGTGGATTTTACCCATCCCGACGTAGTGTATGAAAATGCGCGAGCGGCGATCGCCTATGGCGTGCGTCCGGTGATTGGCACGACGGGGCTGAGTGTGGAGCAACTTAACGATCTGGCAGACTTTGCTGACAAGGCGAGCATCGGCTGTCTGGTGATTCCCAATTTCTCGATTGGGGTGGTGCTGATGCAGCAGGCGGCGGTGCAGGCATCGCGCTATTTTGACCATGTGGAAATTATCGAACTGCACCACAACCAAAAAGCCGACGCACCCAGCGGCACAGCGATTCAAACGGCGCAGCTTTTAGCGGAATTTGGCAAAGCCTTTAATCCGCCGACCGTTGATGAAACCGAGAAACTCCCTGGCGCACGCGGCAGTCAAACCGAAGATGGCATCCGCATCCACAGCGTCCGGCTTCCCGGTTTAATTGCTCACCAGGAAGTGATCTTTGGCGCACCAGGGCAGCTTTATACCCTGCGCCACGACACGAGCGATCGCGCGTCCTATATGCCCGGTGTGCTGCTCTGCATTCGCAAGGTGCTGGCGTTAAAATCGCTGGTCTACGGGCTAGAAAAGGTGCTGTAA
- a CDS encoding sensor histidine kinase: MTNLLHTLFGSQGYIPHGHCYLWQPWLVWLHVVSNAAIALAYFSIPALLLYFIAKRRDVPFNWMFVLFGAFIIACGIGHLMDIWTIWHPSYWLSGVVKAFTAIISIYTAIELVPLIPQALALPSPAKLEAANRELERALRELQSTQSRLIQAEKLSNLGQLVSGIAHEINNPVNFIYGNINHVSSYTQELLNLLALYRETVPQPAPAVAEVLADSDLEFIESDLPKTLSSMQIGADRIRQIVLSLRNFSRVDEAEMKPVNIHDGIDSTLMILQHRLKPKGDRPCIQVVREYGDLPKVECYAGQLNQVFMNILSNAIDALEEACETYKANQSSTLERTLQDKAPVIKICTRLIEPDNAAKQAEICVADNGPGIPKAVQAQIYEAFYTTKPLGKGTGLGLAISHQIVTEKHRGQLICQSDTGQGTTFLIQIPLRQSFAAPEPTRTAARNP; encoded by the coding sequence ATGACCAACCTGCTGCATACGCTTTTCGGTTCGCAGGGCTATATTCCCCACGGGCACTGTTACCTGTGGCAACCCTGGCTGGTGTGGTTGCATGTTGTTTCCAATGCGGCGATCGCCTTGGCTTATTTCTCGATTCCCGCCTTGCTCCTTTACTTCATCGCCAAGCGCAGAGATGTTCCGTTTAACTGGATGTTTGTGTTGTTTGGAGCGTTCATCATCGCTTGCGGCATAGGACATCTGATGGATATCTGGACGATTTGGCATCCAAGCTACTGGCTGTCGGGTGTGGTCAAAGCGTTCACGGCTATCATTTCGATTTATACGGCGATAGAGCTAGTGCCGCTGATTCCTCAGGCGCTGGCGCTGCCCAGTCCGGCCAAGCTAGAAGCGGCGAATCGAGAGCTAGAACGGGCGCTGCGAGAACTTCAGAGTACCCAGTCTCGCCTCATCCAGGCGGAAAAGCTTTCAAATCTGGGGCAGCTTGTGTCGGGCATTGCTCACGAAATCAATAATCCCGTTAATTTTATCTACGGCAACATCAATCACGTCAGCAGCTATACGCAGGAATTGCTCAATTTGCTGGCGCTGTATCGAGAAACGGTTCCCCAGCCTGCGCCTGCTGTGGCAGAGGTCTTAGCCGACAGCGATCTAGAGTTTATTGAGAGTGATTTGCCCAAGACTCTTTCCTCCATGCAGATTGGCGCAGACCGGATTCGTCAGATTGTGCTGTCGCTGCGGAACTTTTCTCGCGTAGACGAAGCGGAAATGAAGCCCGTGAATATTCACGACGGCATCGACAGCACGCTGATGATTTTGCAGCATCGCCTCAAGCCAAAGGGCGATCGCCCCTGCATTCAGGTGGTGCGAGAGTATGGCGATCTGCCCAAAGTGGAATGCTATGCAGGACAGCTTAATCAAGTGTTTATGAACATCTTGAGCAACGCAATCGACGCGCTAGAAGAAGCCTGTGAGACGTATAAAGCCAATCAATCAAGCACGCTAGAGCGAACGCTTCAAGATAAAGCACCTGTCATCAAGATCTGCACACGCCTGATTGAACCGGACAATGCCGCGAAGCAGGCTGAAATCTGCGTTGCGGACAATGGCCCCGGCATTCCCAAAGCAGTGCAAGCCCAAATTTATGAGGCGTTTTATACCACCAAGCCGCTCGGTAAAGGAACCGGATTGGGGTTAGCCATTAGCCATCAAATCGTCACAGAAAAACATCGTGGGCAACTAATTTGCCAGTCCGACACAGGGCAGGGCACGACTTTCTTAATTCAGATTCCGCTAAGACAGTCATTCGCTGCCCCAGAGCCAACGCGCACCGCAGCGAGAAATCCCTAA
- a CDS encoding NDP-sugar synthase, giving the protein MSNVIGLLPAGGQATRLSPLPLSKELYPLGFRTSTDGRTVPKVVSHYLLEKMQRAGIAKAFFILRPGKWDIPAYYGDGALVQMRLGYLTVQVPYGVPYTLDQAYPFLQGATVAIGFPDILFQPENAYAALLERLARGGADVVLGLFPTKNFRKAGMVQFDEIGYVQQIVEKPQQTDLTYMWAIAVWSPRFTEFLHEFVSGKIPDKEVPIGDVIQAGINAGLRVEAEAFPDGSYLDVGTPDDLARAIRQLTPPEG; this is encoded by the coding sequence ATGTCCAATGTCATCGGATTGCTGCCTGCTGGCGGACAGGCGACCCGGCTTTCGCCCCTGCCGCTGAGTAAAGAGCTTTACCCTTTGGGCTTTCGCACAAGTACCGATGGGCGCACTGTTCCCAAAGTCGTCAGCCACTATCTGCTGGAGAAAATGCAGCGGGCGGGGATTGCCAAAGCCTTTTTTATTTTGCGGCCAGGCAAGTGGGATATTCCCGCCTACTATGGCGACGGCGCACTGGTGCAGATGCGTCTGGGCTATCTGACGGTGCAGGTGCCCTACGGCGTGCCCTACACGCTGGATCAGGCTTACCCGTTTTTGCAGGGGGCAACCGTGGCGATTGGGTTTCCCGACATCCTGTTTCAGCCGGAAAACGCCTACGCCGCATTGCTAGAACGACTGGCGCGAGGGGGCGCGGATGTGGTGCTGGGGCTATTTCCGACCAAAAACTTTCGCAAAGCGGGCATGGTGCAGTTTGATGAAATCGGGTATGTGCAGCAAATTGTTGAAAAACCGCAGCAGACGGACTTGACCTATATGTGGGCGATCGCCGTTTGGTCGCCGCGCTTCACCGAGTTTCTGCACGAGTTCGTCAGCGGCAAAATCCCAGATAAGGAAGTGCCGATTGGCGACGTGATCCAGGCTGGAATCAACGCGGGGTTGCGAGTGGAAGCAGAAGCCTTTCCCGACGGTTCCTATCTGGATGTCGGCACGCCAGACGACTTGGCACGGGCAATTCGGCAACTTACGCCGCCGGAGGGATAA
- the serS gene encoding serine--tRNA ligase, with protein MLDIKQIREHPEQVQAKLDLRGGGYDLKPILALDQQQRELEVGRSQLQARSNEIGKLVGQKMKSGAKPDDAEVLALKEEGNQIKAQLSDLEPKEKEIKEQLQALLLTFPNLPSDETPVGKSEDENVEIRRWGDEYIPTNPNILPHYEIGEKLGILNFERSVKIAQSRFVTLLGAGAALERALIQFMLDRHTQAGFVEVLPPILINTASLTASGQLPKFADESFKCDRDDLWLTPTAEVPITSLYRDEILEADALPIYHCAYTPCFRREAGSYGRDTRGLIRLHQFNKVEMFKFVHPDTSMDELESLTQAAEGVLQALKLPYRVIALCTGDLGFASVKTYDLEVWLPSQGKYREISSCSNCTDFQARRASLRFKEAGKKGTQFLHTLNGSGLAVGRTMAAILENYQQPDGTVAVPEALQPYLGRDVL; from the coding sequence GTGCTGGATATCAAGCAAATTCGGGAGCATCCGGAGCAGGTGCAGGCAAAGCTGGATCTGCGAGGCGGCGGGTATGACCTGAAGCCAATTTTGGCGCTAGACCAGCAGCAGCGTGAGCTAGAAGTGGGGCGATCGCAGCTTCAGGCCCGCAGCAACGAAATCGGCAAACTGGTGGGGCAAAAGATGAAATCGGGAGCCAAGCCCGACGATGCCGAAGTGCTGGCGCTAAAGGAAGAGGGCAACCAGATTAAGGCGCAACTGAGCGATCTGGAGCCGAAAGAGAAGGAGATCAAAGAACAACTGCAAGCGCTCTTGCTCACGTTTCCCAACTTGCCCAGCGACGAAACGCCTGTCGGCAAAAGCGAAGACGAAAACGTGGAAATTCGCCGCTGGGGCGATGAATACATTCCCACCAATCCTAATATCCTGCCCCACTATGAAATTGGCGAAAAGCTGGGTATTTTGAACTTTGAGCGATCGGTGAAAATTGCCCAGAGCCGTTTTGTGACACTGCTGGGGGCAGGCGCGGCCCTAGAACGGGCGCTGATCCAGTTCATGCTCGATCGCCACACGCAGGCCGGCTTTGTAGAGGTGTTGCCGCCGATTTTGATTAACACAGCCTCGCTGACGGCATCGGGGCAGTTGCCGAAGTTTGCGGATGAAAGCTTTAAGTGCGATCGCGACGATCTCTGGCTCACCCCCACCGCCGAAGTGCCCATCACCAGCCTCTACCGGGATGAAATCCTAGAAGCCGATGCCCTGCCGATCTACCACTGCGCCTACACGCCCTGCTTCCGGCGCGAGGCCGGTAGCTATGGGCGAGATACACGGGGTCTAATCCGCCTGCACCAGTTCAACAAGGTGGAAATGTTCAAGTTCGTGCATCCAGACACCTCGATGGACGAACTGGAGAGCCTCACCCAGGCGGCCGAGGGGGTGCTGCAAGCGCTGAAGCTGCCCTATCGTGTGATTGCCCTCTGCACAGGCGATCTCGGCTTTGCCTCGGTAAAAACCTACGACCTGGAAGTGTGGCTGCCCAGCCAGGGCAAATATCGGGAAATCTCAAGCTGCTCCAACTGCACCGATTTTCAGGCTCGTCGTGCTAGCCTCCGGTTCAAAGAAGCCGGTAAGAAGGGAACCCAGTTTCTCCACACGCTGAACGGCTCTGGACTTGCCGTGGGGCGCACCATGGCCGCCATTCTGGAAAACTATCAGCAGCCGGATGGAACCGTTGCCGTTCCCGAAGCGCTGCAACCCTATCTGGGACGCGACGTGCTATGA
- a CDS encoding GDSL-type esterase/lipase family protein: MSELLLLAAGLLSRANAGSLPTANLLPVLPPPADAAGVSGAKAAVVPVQAATDQVVQPEFSQSSQQASAENLRTAETGGAWTGRRRSLQRTALAQTAAAQPVTAQPSTPAHSFNTLQTAAAQNAAAQRDGSQARPSQASAVRSITAGRSPVQVAAASSPAPVPTLTDIPPARRIRPQSGAQQYQQRWAALRQGQTYTRIATDSFAEQWINATEQPTYEQWVTLLGYEARAMAAGQGNNRLSVLVGDSISQWFPVEQLSRDRFWLNQGISGDTTAGVLRRLSLFQDTRPADIHVMVGINDLRRGASNAEVLNNLSQIMQDLRQTHPQARIWIYSILPTRLPALPPERIFALNQNLEAIARQQQVAYVDLQRFFAEEPSGILRRDLTTDGIHLSRTGYALWQWAIGYLI, encoded by the coding sequence ATGAGTGAGTTGCTGTTGCTGGCGGCGGGGCTACTGAGTCGAGCAAATGCGGGATCGCTGCCCACTGCAAATCTGCTGCCCGTGCTGCCGCCGCCTGCCGATGCGGCAGGAGTGTCCGGCGCAAAAGCCGCTGTTGTTCCCGTGCAGGCTGCGACAGATCAGGTCGTGCAGCCAGAATTTAGCCAGTCTTCGCAGCAGGCCTCGGCGGAAAACCTGCGGACTGCTGAAACGGGGGGAGCCTGGACGGGCAGGCGGCGATCGCTCCAGCGGACAGCCTTGGCGCAAACGGCTGCGGCACAGCCTGTTACGGCACAGCCTTCTACCCCAGCGCACAGTTTCAACACGCTGCAAACCGCTGCTGCTCAGAACGCTGCTGCCCAGCGCGATGGATCTCAAGCTCGCCCATCCCAAGCCAGCGCCGTTCGGAGCATCACAGCAGGGCGATCGCCCGTACAGGTTGCTGCTGCATCATCCCCAGCGCCCGTGCCAACGCTGACAGATATTCCGCCCGCCCGCCGCATCCGTCCCCAGAGCGGGGCCCAGCAGTATCAGCAGCGGTGGGCCGCACTGCGGCAGGGGCAAACGTATACCCGCATCGCTACCGATAGCTTCGCAGAGCAGTGGATCAACGCGACCGAACAGCCAACCTATGAACAGTGGGTGACTCTGCTGGGCTACGAAGCGCGGGCGATGGCCGCCGGCCAGGGCAACAACCGACTGTCGGTGCTGGTGGGCGATTCCATTAGCCAGTGGTTTCCCGTAGAGCAACTCAGCCGCGATCGCTTCTGGCTGAATCAGGGCATTTCGGGCGACACCACGGCGGGCGTGCTGCGTCGGCTGTCGCTGTTTCAAGACACGCGCCCAGCGGATATTCATGTGATGGTTGGCATCAACGACCTGCGGCGCGGCGCATCCAATGCCGAGGTGTTGAATAACCTCAGTCAGATCATGCAAGACCTGCGCCAGACGCACCCCCAGGCTCGCATTTGGATTTATTCCATCTTGCCGACGCGGCTGCCTGCCTTGCCACCGGAGCGGATTTTTGCGCTAAACCAAAACTTGGAGGCGATCGCCCGCCAGCAACAGGTCGCCTATGTCGATCTCCAGCGCTTCTTTGCCGAGGAGCCTTCGGGCATTTTGCGTCGCGACCTCACCACTGACGGCATTCACCTCAGCCGCACGGGCTATGCGCTCTGGCAGTGGGCGATTGGCTATTTGATTTGA
- a CDS encoding HD domain-containing protein, which translates to MKEQNPAAALLSAIHFAANKHRDQRRKDVDASPYINHPIEVAEILARVGGVSDVITLQAAILHDTLEDTETTPAELDAAFGVEVRQVVEEVTDDRQLPKPERKQRQIEHAPHLSERAKQVKIADKISNVRSVTETPPTHWTPERRLEYLDWTEKIINGLRGDNPTLEAYYDQLLSAGRAKIKS; encoded by the coding sequence ATGAAAGAACAAAACCCAGCGGCCGCGTTGCTCTCAGCGATCCACTTTGCGGCAAATAAACACCGCGATCAGCGCCGCAAAGATGTGGACGCTTCGCCCTACATCAACCACCCGATCGAAGTGGCAGAAATTTTGGCGCGGGTTGGCGGCGTGAGCGACGTGATTACCCTGCAAGCAGCAATCCTGCACGACACGCTGGAAGATACCGAAACCACGCCAGCAGAACTGGACGCAGCCTTTGGCGTAGAAGTGCGGCAGGTTGTGGAAGAAGTGACCGATGACCGACAACTGCCCAAGCCGGAACGCAAACAGCGCCAGATTGAACACGCGCCGCACCTTTCCGAGCGGGCCAAGCAGGTCAAGATTGCCGACAAAATCTCCAACGTCCGCTCTGTCACCGAAACACCGCCAACCCATTGGACACCGGAACGACGACTGGAATATCTAGACTGGACAGAAAAAATCATTAACGGGCTGCGAGGCGATAACCCAACGCTAGAAGCGTATTACGATCAGCTTTTGTCCGCTGGACGAGCTAAGATAAAGTCCTAG